The Synechococcus sp. UW179A DNA window TGGCATCGATCGCCCGATAGGTTCTGACAACTCTGCAATAACCTGAGTAATGAAGGGGCAGAGCGGTGCTGGAGGCCAGCACATCAAAGAGCAGTAGTTGATCGATACGACTACCAGGGCGGGAACTGCGGCGAAACAACAGCTGATGAAGAATCTCGGCAACGCCGTCTTGCTGCCAGATCCTTTCGATCAAACGACAACCTCCGAGGTTGTCACCCACTGCCAGGCGTCGACTGGCGAGATCACTTAACAAGGCGATATTGGTCGAATGCCCTTCCAGCCATCCCTTCAAGACCCGCTCGGACAAATGCTGCTGTCCAAAACGATCCAGCACTGTGAGACCTGTGAGTAAGAGCTGTGCAGACAGGCGAGAGCGGCTCCATTGACGACGCACCGCGTGGTAAGGAGGAGCCTGCGGCGCCTGCGGTTCATCAGGCATCAAGCCGTGATGATCCAGACAATCGAGCATTGCCCTTGTGCGCGTGCTGTAGGTGTGAAGCCGCGCTCGTTCCAATCGCAGCTCCAGGACGGGACCCTGTTGTGCGAGAGCTCGATGGATCGCAGCTTCAAACGCCACCGCATCAGGGGGGCAGAGCATGGCCACATCAGCCTGATCCTCCAGGGCAGGGATGGCAGTCGCCACCACTGGACGACCAGCGGCTAGGTACTCGAAAAACTTCATCGGGTACATGTGCCGGGTGTAGTCGTTGAGTTGCAGCGGCAGCAAGGCCACATCCGCATGGGCCAGGTAAGCCGGCAGGGTGCTGTAGTTCCTCGTGCCGAGCAGGTGCACATTGGCCAGCTGCCTCCAACTGCTCACATCCGTGTTTGGATCTGTTTCCCCGACAGGCCCGATGAACAGATAAGTCCACTGCGGAGTACGCCCCATCAGCGCTTCCAGCATCTCCAGCTCCAACTTGTAGGCATCGATGGCACCGATGAAAATCAGAACCGGACCAGTGGAGGCGGGCCAGTCGGCGGGTCGCGGCAGATGCTCAGCAAGTGCCTGACCGAAGTGGTCGGCATCAGCCACGTTGCCGAAACGATGGCTGCCAGCATTCAGAGATCCCAGAGCAGCGTGCAGCTGGGGGGATGTCGTGAACAAAGCGTTGGCAGCAGCGCAGAGATTGCGCTCGGCCGCCTCCAGCACGTCAACTGGCATGCCGGGCTGGGCCTGAATCCGGTCAACACAGAAATAGACAACAGCATGAAACCTGCTCAAACGCAGATAAGCCCGGGTCTGGGGATTGAACGTCCACAACAGCGGACGACGGAGGTCGAGAACCAGATCGGCCACAAACAGACTGAGATTGAGGCTCCAGCGGTTCAACAAACCCGCCAGGCCGCGGACTTGTCCAGGCAGAACAAGTGGTGAGACCACCCAAACCCCAGAACGCACCTTCCTAGGGAGACGCAATCCACGCCTTAGCCGCCTGAGAATCCTTCCCGAGTCGGAACGATCCACACGCGGTCCACGCACGCCAAGTGAATCGACGTAGAGCACGCGATGACCGAGATCTGCGAGCGCCGCCGCCACATGCTGTTTGTTGGTCCAGAGCGGATGATCCCAGTCGGCGGTCGAAAGAACGACGAAATCTGCCATACCTGGTTCAGGTGGCGCCAAATAGGGTCATTTCACGGAAACTCTCGGATCGTTCACACAGCTCGTCAAAACTGCCGCTGGCCACAATCCGACCGTCGACGATTTCGTAAATGCGATCGCACTTCTTCACTGTGGACAGACGATGGGCGATCACAATCGTCGTGCAGCGACGACCGACGATATCGAGAGCCTGCATAACGTCATGCTCAGTTTTGTTATCAAGAGCGCTGGTGGCTTCGTCAAGCACAAGAACTTTGGCCTCTCGATAAAAGGCGCGGGCGAGTGCCAGTCTCTGACGCTGCCCTCCAGAAAGCTTGGCTCCATCATCGCCCACCATGGTGTAAAGCCCATAGGGCATTCCACCCACCACATCATCGAACTGTGCGGCTTCAAGAGAGGTCCAGACACGGGCATCATCGATCGAATCCGAATGCTGTCCGAAGGCAACATTGTCTCGCACACTGCCACTCGTCAGCCTTACGTTTTGAGGCACAAACGAACAATTAGCCTGCCACGCTGGAAGCTCCTGGGCTGTGACAGGAATTCCGTCGATGCACAATGATCCATTCGAAGGTTTGTACAAACCAAGAATTAAATGAGCAAGCGTAGTTTTGCCGCTTCCGGTTTTACCAACAAATGCAATCCTAGATCCGCTGGGAATCGTTAGATCAATATCGTGGATCACATCAACATCTGATTGCCGAAAAGAAAAGCTCACTTTTTTGAGCTGAATAAACCTCTGCGGCACCAGACCATTTGGGGAAGGAACATCCGCCGAATCAAGCAGCAACCGGTCGGGATTCAGTTGCAGTAGATCGAGAGCTTCTTCCATTTGCGGCAGGCCACCCCGAAGCTTATTGACACTACGAAACAGAGATTGCAAAGGCCCTGAAATTCTCAACAGTGCGATCAAAATCGCTGATATTTCCGGCAAAGTATCCTGGAAAGAGTCAAGATTTCCACTCCAAAGAGAAGGCGTTATAAATACAGCAAACAAGATTGTGATTCCCGCAGGTTCAATCACCAATCGAGGAATATCCGGCAACAGCCTGCTGATGCGGTCATAACGCTTTGCTATTCCACCGTCCCTTGCAAACCGAGACCCAAAAAAACCTTCAGCTCCATACAACTGAACCTCACGCATTGATCCTATCGATTCACTCAGAATCATTGAAATGCGCTTTCGATAACGTATTTTTTGTTTCGTCGCTAAACGCAGATAGGGAGTAATCAGCCTTGAAGCGACCACATAAGAAAACACCATTAATGAGAAAATGATGAATGCCTTAACACCCAACACGAGAACAATTCCCGTGATGAGAGAGAGAATCGAAACAAGATTTCCAGAGCTGGTGATTAAAGGAGCAATTACTCCAGTGGAAACATTGTTAAAAATCCGATTGAACTGCAGAGCAATTCCTTTGGACCTCCCTCCCACGAAGAACTCATACTCCTGACGCATCAGCGTGAGGTAGACGCGGTTCACGAGGTCATTCCAGATTTCGGCACTGAGCAGGCTCTGCATCAGCGAGACGCCGAAGCGCACTCCAGAGGCAAGCCAGAACGTGAGGATCAGCAGAGCAACGATCCAACCCGCCTGGTCCAACAGGGCTCCACCAAAAACCTTGATCCCAGGAATCTTGTCCTGCAGATTGTTACCGGCAAGCAATCCAACCAGGCGTGCCAGCAAGGCAACCAGAAAAACATCCATCACCCCCTGAAAGAAGGCAGCCACCATCACCACCAGGAGCTGCTGATTGCGCCGGCGAGGCAGATAAGCCAGCAGCTTGCGCAGGTTGGTCAAGGTCTGGCTTTGAAACGGCATTGAAGCCCTCAGCTTTCAACCTTGAGCGTTCAAGGCGCTATCCACGTGCCTAAAACCTTAATTCGCACCCATCAGTCAGCCTTGACGCCAAGGTCAGCCGGACAACCGATTGGCCACCTTGTCGCGCAAGCGATCCCAGCGCAAAGTCCAGCGCAGCCGCCGCGTGGACGGCGATCGCAAAAGACGCGCAGACGACAAACCGATGGCGTCGTGCACAACCAGATCATCCAGCTGCGACAGAACTG harbors:
- a CDS encoding glycosyltransferase, coding for MADFVVLSTADWDHPLWTNKQHVAAALADLGHRVLYVDSLGVRGPRVDRSDSGRILRRLRRGLRLPRKVRSGVWVVSPLVLPGQVRGLAGLLNRWSLNLSLFVADLVLDLRRPLLWTFNPQTRAYLRLSRFHAVVYFCVDRIQAQPGMPVDVLEAAERNLCAAANALFTTSPQLHAALGSLNAGSHRFGNVADADHFGQALAEHLPRPADWPASTGPVLIFIGAIDAYKLELEMLEALMGRTPQWTYLFIGPVGETDPNTDVSSWRQLANVHLLGTRNYSTLPAYLAHADVALLPLQLNDYTRHMYPMKFFEYLAAGRPVVATAIPALEDQADVAMLCPPDAVAFEAAIHRALAQQGPVLELRLERARLHTYSTRTRAMLDCLDHHGLMPDEPQAPQAPPYHAVRRQWSRSRLSAQLLLTGLTVLDRFGQQHLSERVLKGWLEGHSTNIALLSDLASRRLAVGDNLGGCRLIERIWQQDGVAEILHQLLFRRSSRPGSRIDQLLLFDVLASSTALPLHYSGYCRVVRTYRAIDAKDGEALRRGVEGLEMILTVLEGDPDTYRCLKPNRENRAKLLISAQLTRLRALMALNDTPALEQASRELLASARRYDPFAIDLTTATRMTRNIMRSLTIAAVMAWHAEDAVRFDAVVVEMERLRQACHADRFDLIANETHEDHRGFAEAVVTMLENCRWLPQEPEARPDLERLVDPVLLVYFPDLRRQRAEKARRFLQSLKPL
- a CDS encoding ABC transporter ATP-binding protein; this encodes MPFQSQTLTNLRKLLAYLPRRRNQQLLVVMVAAFFQGVMDVFLVALLARLVGLLAGNNLQDKIPGIKVFGGALLDQAGWIVALLILTFWLASGVRFGVSLMQSLLSAEIWNDLVNRVYLTLMRQEYEFFVGGRSKGIALQFNRIFNNVSTGVIAPLITSSGNLVSILSLITGIVLVLGVKAFIIFSLMVFSYVVASRLITPYLRLATKQKIRYRKRISMILSESIGSMREVQLYGAEGFFGSRFARDGGIAKRYDRISRLLPDIPRLVIEPAGITILFAVFITPSLWSGNLDSFQDTLPEISAILIALLRISGPLQSLFRSVNKLRGGLPQMEEALDLLQLNPDRLLLDSADVPSPNGLVPQRFIQLKKVSFSFRQSDVDVIHDIDLTIPSGSRIAFVGKTGSGKTTLAHLILGLYKPSNGSLCIDGIPVTAQELPAWQANCSFVPQNVRLTSGSVRDNVAFGQHSDSIDDARVWTSLEAAQFDDVVGGMPYGLYTMVGDDGAKLSGGQRQRLALARAFYREAKVLVLDEATSALDNKTEHDVMQALDIVGRRCTTIVIAHRLSTVKKCDRIYEIVDGRIVASGSFDELCERSESFREMTLFGAT